The following are encoded in a window of Danio aesculapii chromosome 12, fDanAes4.1, whole genome shotgun sequence genomic DNA:
- the LOC130238770 gene encoding uncharacterized protein LOC130238770: protein MRALNMVRLFILVLVFTAVRQADGLGVCSVSCNNVTGTVGNEVILTCKVSEQCTQGCITKYAFQFPEIYNDHTICRQELPKSTCEKRNIFTCRYTPDTAMKETFSFFIQMKRGLAKEEFTVEIKGVCNVSCGDVTGTVGKEVTLICNVSQQCTEICITKSKFLSPNISSNSEICRQELPGGLCEQRNIFRCRYTSDTAMKKTFSFFMQTKVEMKTAAFTVEISEKFSQNISRTSQQKPSDEGLTFKGCLMV from the exons ATGAGGGCTTTAAATATGGTGAGGCTGTTCATTCTAGTTTTGGTCTTTACTGCTGTCCGTCAAGCTGATGGTTTAG gtGTCTGCAGTGTGAGCTGTAACAATGTGACAGGAACTGTGGGAAATGAAGTCATTTTAACTTGCAAGGTCTCTGAACAGTGCACTCAAGGCTGCATTACAAAGTATGCATTTCAGTTTCCTGAGATCTATAATGACCACACAATCTGTAGACAAGAGCTTCCTAAAAGCACCTGTGAAAAAAGGAACATCTTCACATGCAGATACACTCCAGATACAGCAATGAAGGAAACCTTCAGCTTCTTTATACAAATGAAACGAGGCTTAGCAAAAGAAGAATTTACAGTGGAGATCAAAG gtgTCTGCAACGTAAGCTGTGGTGATGTGACTGGAACTGTGGGGAAGGAAGTGACTCTCATCTGCAATGTCTCTCAGCAGTGCACTGAAATCTGCATTACGAAGTCCAAATTTCTGTCCCCTAACATTAGTAGTAATTCCGAAATCTGTAGACAAGAGCTTCCCGGTGGCCTCTGTGAACAGAGGAACATCTTCAGATGCAGATACACTTCTGATACAGCAATGAAGAAAACATTCAGCTTCTTTATGCAAACAAAAGTTGAAATGAAAACAGCAGCATTCACTGTGGAGATATCAG AGAAATTCAGCCAGAACATATCAAGAACATCCCAACAAAAACCATCAGATGAGGGTCTGACATTTAAGGGATGTCTGATGgtctaa